The DNA sequence GTGTCCTTTATCTAATAAGTGTTCTACCATGTGGTAGCCCATTTTTCCAAGTCCTATAAATCCTATTTTCATTTTTTTCACCTGCGACATTTTTTTAAATTTTAAACAAATTATTCTTAATTAAATTATCTTTAACTATTTTATTTATTATTCTTATTCACATAGCCTTTTAATAATAATTTGCCCATAGAAGATAATTTTATGTAAAGATTCTTGTTTACTGATTTCGTGTCGACTAATCTATGATACTTTAGGCCTTTATACTTATCCGTTCCATTTATATGATAAGATAATAAAGATATTGACATCTTTAATTTTTTTGCAACATCATTTAATGATTGATATTCTTCTTTATTTAATTCATTTAATATCTTCATCTTTATAGGGGTGATTTCATTATAATAAGATAATTTCATTATAGGAAGTAAAACAATCATCTCTCCTGCAACATCGAATGCTTTAAGTCCATTTGCATATGATGCGCTAATTGATGCGCAAG is a window from the Candidatus Woesearchaeota archaeon genome containing:
- a CDS encoding winged helix-turn-helix transcriptional regulator, whose amino-acid sequence is MSHILIAPVGRNMKPLFIGMKEFPTKKVILITTPELFDVAKKTSSKLAEFTVPSEIKQIKGNPLESVFEIFADICQIYPNDQLIVNVGAGDHTTTCASISASYANGLKAFDVAGEMIVLLPIMKLSYYNEITPIKMKILNELNKEEYQSLNDVAKKLKMSISLLSYHINGTDKYKGLKYHRLVDTKSVNKNLYIKLSSMGKLLLKGYVNKNNK